A genomic stretch from Candidatus Saganbacteria bacterium includes:
- the nusA gene encoding transcription termination/antitermination protein NusA has protein sequence MLAEIEKDRGIKEIDLLNAIKDAMISAYKKRFPTAENLEATISDQGETSILANLVVAKTVNDPLVEISLKDVKKDNKDVKVGDTVKLNVTPKDFGRLAAQTAKQVIIQRIREAEKEGTFEEYQSKIRTLITGTVQNREHGGYLVNIGRIETFLTFTESMPTETLRPKDKVKLIILDVKKTPKGPMIVVSRSHPDLIRRLFEFEIPEITQGILEIKAIAREAGRRTKVAVYSNDKNIGAVGTCVGPMGSRIQNVTRELGPERVDIIEWSQDDSVFISHSLSPAKVSKVELNKTEKTVRVILPEKEFSLAIGKEGQNVRLAAKLTGYKIDIISEEMLAKEKDDAKEAKKESEKVVKLEAEKITESEQ, from the coding sequence ATGCTTGCCGAGATCGAAAAAGATCGCGGTATCAAAGAAATAGACCTATTAAATGCCATAAAAGATGCTATGATCTCGGCATATAAAAAACGCTTCCCAACAGCCGAAAATCTCGAAGCAACCATTAGCGACCAGGGCGAAACAAGTATTCTCGCCAATTTGGTAGTTGCAAAAACCGTTAACGATCCACTTGTTGAAATTTCTCTAAAAGACGTTAAGAAAGATAACAAAGATGTTAAAGTCGGAGATACCGTAAAACTTAATGTTACACCAAAAGATTTTGGTCGTTTAGCGGCGCAAACCGCGAAGCAAGTTATTATACAGCGTATCCGCGAAGCTGAAAAAGAGGGAACTTTTGAAGAATATCAAAGCAAGATCAGGACTTTGATCACAGGAACCGTCCAAAACAGAGAACATGGCGGTTATCTTGTAAATATTGGCCGTATTGAAACATTTTTGACTTTTACCGAAAGCATGCCGACAGAAACTTTAAGGCCAAAAGATAAAGTTAAATTGATAATACTTGACGTCAAAAAGACGCCAAAAGGCCCCATGATCGTTGTTAGCCGATCACATCCTGACCTCATAAGGCGCTTGTTCGAATTTGAAATACCGGAAATTACCCAAGGAATACTTGAGATCAAGGCAATTGCTCGTGAAGCAGGAAGACGCACTAAAGTCGCCGTATATTCAAATGACAAAAATATCGGCGCCGTCGGCACTTGTGTCGGACCTATGGGATCAAGGATCCAAAACGTCACAAGAGAGCTTGGGCCAGAGAGAGTGGATATTATCGAATGGTCGCAGGACGATTCCGTATTCATTTCACATTCGCTTTCGCCTGCAAAGGTTTCAAAAGTCGAATTAAACAAAACAGAAAAGACTGTAAGGGTCATTCTTCCCGAAAAAGAATTCTCTTTGGCTATCGGCAAAGAAGGACAAAACGTAAGGCTTGCGGCAAAGCTTACAGGATATAAGATAGATATAATATCGGAAGAAATGCTTGCCAAAGAAAAAGATGATGCAAAAGAGGCCAAAAAAGAATCGGAAAAAGTTGTAAAGCTTGAAGCCGAAAAAATAACTGAAAGTGAACAATAA
- the infB gene encoding translation initiation factor IF-2, which translates to MEKIKVSALAKELNKTSKELLAILKDVGVDAKTAASSIDPESAKIVRDLLSPKTATAPDTAPKRQSDTATHPVPASKPTPEPIPTPEPMPKTIRIPENGIILKDFADKLNARSSDIIKELMKKGIMATLNQKISSEMAQDIGAGFSFNVEIDVPPPAATKEIEVEMTAEETKKLKSRPPVVTIMGHVDHGKTKLLDTIRSTKVAESEAGGITQHIGAYQVQIKGRKITFLDTPGHEAFTALRARGAKVTDVAIIVVAADDGVMPQTIEAIDHAKAAGVPIIVAINKVDKPDANPDHVKQQLSELGLQPEEWGGSTVTVPVSAKQKTGIDELLEMILLVADLQELKANPDAKAVGVVIESRLDKGKGPIATLLIKNGTLYVGDIFTLGATSGKIRALISDKGERTKKATPSTPVEISGIAEVPIPGDILQVMDNEKEAKNMAEQNKILRSTPVSHTLQTLEEFSKEVEGGEVLDLNLIIKADVQGSLEALIASLKEINVESKRVNIIHSGVGNISESDVLLAEASKAILIGFHVDIDNRAREISEAENIRVKIYDIIYKLLDDVKMALEGSLKIEYEEVVIGKAEVRQTFKFSKVGVISGCFVISGKMLRGAGMRIFRNNEKIYEGKMESLKRFKEDVKEVMEGYECGIAIVGYEGFKQGDIIECFEMREKTRK; encoded by the coding sequence TTGGAAAAGATCAAGGTTAGCGCATTAGCAAAAGAACTGAACAAGACTTCAAAAGAGCTTTTGGCAATACTAAAAGATGTTGGTGTCGACGCTAAAACTGCCGCATCATCTATCGATCCCGAATCAGCCAAAATAGTTAGAGATCTATTATCACCTAAAACAGCAACAGCGCCTGACACAGCGCCAAAGAGACAAAGCGACACAGCGACACATCCTGTTCCAGCCTCCAAACCCACACCCGAACCTATTCCTACGCCTGAGCCTATGCCTAAAACAATTCGAATACCTGAAAATGGGATAATATTAAAAGATTTTGCGGATAAATTGAACGCTAGATCGTCCGATATCATAAAAGAACTGATGAAAAAAGGGATCATGGCTACATTAAACCAAAAGATCTCCTCCGAAATGGCTCAAGATATTGGAGCAGGGTTTTCATTCAATGTAGAAATCGATGTCCCGCCACCTGCGGCTACAAAAGAAATTGAAGTCGAGATGACGGCTGAAGAAACAAAAAAACTAAAATCAAGACCTCCTGTTGTTACGATCATGGGACACGTAGATCATGGGAAAACAAAATTACTCGATACAATAAGATCGACAAAAGTGGCCGAATCCGAAGCGGGAGGGATTACACAGCACATCGGCGCTTATCAAGTACAGATCAAAGGCAGAAAGATCACTTTCTTGGATACTCCGGGCCACGAAGCTTTTACGGCCCTAAGAGCCCGCGGCGCTAAAGTCACGGATGTCGCGATAATTGTTGTTGCGGCAGACGACGGCGTCATGCCACAAACAATTGAAGCTATCGACCATGCTAAAGCCGCCGGAGTCCCAATTATTGTTGCGATAAATAAAGTTGATAAGCCTGATGCCAATCCCGACCATGTTAAACAGCAGTTGTCAGAACTTGGCCTCCAACCCGAAGAATGGGGCGGAAGCACGGTTACAGTCCCTGTATCAGCCAAACAAAAGACAGGCATCGATGAATTGCTTGAAATGATATTACTTGTAGCCGACCTTCAAGAATTAAAGGCAAATCCCGACGCGAAAGCAGTGGGTGTCGTTATTGAATCCAGGCTTGATAAAGGAAAGGGTCCGATCGCAACTCTTCTTATTAAAAATGGGACGCTATATGTTGGGGATATTTTCACTTTAGGCGCTACATCGGGAAAGATCAGAGCGCTGATCTCCGACAAAGGCGAAAGAACAAAAAAGGCTACACCATCAACACCTGTTGAGATATCAGGTATTGCGGAAGTTCCAATACCCGGTGATATTCTTCAGGTGATGGACAACGAAAAAGAAGCCAAAAACATGGCCGAACAGAACAAGATATTAAGATCGACGCCTGTTTCGCACACGCTCCAAACCTTGGAAGAATTCTCGAAAGAAGTTGAAGGCGGGGAAGTCCTCGACTTGAATCTTATTATTAAAGCGGATGTACAAGGATCGCTCGAAGCGCTGATCGCTTCGCTTAAAGAGATAAATGTCGAGTCAAAACGAGTTAACATCATCCACTCGGGCGTAGGTAATATTTCGGAATCAGACGTTTTGCTCGCAGAGGCTTCAAAAGCCATATTAATAGGTTTTCACGTCGATATCGATAATAGGGCTCGAGAAATATCCGAAGCTGAAAATATTAGGGTTAAGATCTACGACATCATCTATAAATTGCTCGATGACGTAAAAATGGCGCTTGAAGGCTCTCTCAAGATCGAATATGAAGAAGTAGTGATTGGAAAAGCCGAAGTCAGGCAGACCTTTAAATTCTCAAAAGTTGGCGTCATATCCGGTTGTTTTGTGATATCCGGTAAAATGCTTCGCGGCGCCGGGATGCGAATATTTAGAAATAATGAAAAGATATACGAAGGCAAGATGGAATCCCTTAAGAGATTCAAAGAAGATGTAAAGGAAGTCATGGAAGGCTATGAATGCGGGATCGCAATAGTTGGGTACGAAGGCTTCAAACAGGGCGATATCATCGAATGCTTTGAAATGAGAGAAAAGACCAGAAAATGA
- the rbfA gene encoding 30S ribosome-binding factor RbfA codes for MSRPERVAELIKREVAEIIRDKVSDPRIGFMSVIDVELTPDLKNAKIYISVLGDELVCKRTMEGLKSAKAFIRGELGQLLEMRYIPEIMFIYDKSIARASNVINIMNRLSQK; via the coding sequence ATGAGCCGGCCTGAAAGAGTAGCAGAACTTATAAAAAGAGAAGTTGCTGAGATCATTAGAGATAAAGTTTCGGATCCTCGCATTGGGTTTATGAGCGTGATCGATGTTGAATTAACCCCTGACCTGAAAAATGCCAAGATATATATTAGCGTCCTCGGAGATGAGCTCGTCTGCAAGAGAACAATGGAAGGCTTAAAGAGCGCAAAAGCTTTTATTCGAGGAGAATTGGGCCAACTGCTTGAAATGCGCTATATCCCGGAAATAATGTTCATATACGATAAAAGCATCGCCCGCGCGAGCAATGTGATAAATATCATGAACAGGCTATCGCAGAAATGA
- a CDS encoding bifunctional oligoribonuclease/PAP phosphatase NrnA gives MKPYSKFLQLIKQSETVIVAVHKDPDGDTLGSLIAMGLILETFGLKVTLFSNDGVPNTYKFLPGSDKVISHPPKKEFDIMVAVDASSPSRIGTDKILAKTVVNIDHHPDNSNFGALNYVELLSSVGELIYKIAKEFQIPITQEIAIALYVSIITDTGNFRYSNTLPSTFEVAHDLTLHGASPFTIATLVYDTKSVESLKILAATLENLEYTPDKKVAWASITKSLINEIQARSEDFVGIIDHIRAIKECEVALLFREDKNGMIKVNFRSKGNVNVSKVANILGGGGHVQAAGCEIDLPLNEAIKKVVDLVLKEF, from the coding sequence ATGAAACCCTACAGCAAATTTTTACAATTAATAAAACAAAGTGAAACGGTAATAGTCGCCGTGCATAAAGATCCGGATGGCGACACTCTTGGCAGCTTGATAGCAATGGGACTTATTCTTGAAACCTTTGGGCTCAAAGTCACTCTTTTCTCGAACGACGGCGTACCGAACACTTACAAATTCCTGCCGGGTTCCGACAAGGTCATAAGCCATCCTCCAAAGAAGGAATTCGATATCATGGTCGCGGTAGATGCGTCATCGCCTTCGCGTATCGGGACAGACAAGATACTTGCAAAAACGGTCGTGAACATTGACCATCACCCGGACAACTCGAATTTCGGAGCTCTAAATTATGTAGAGCTATTATCATCGGTCGGCGAACTTATATATAAGATCGCGAAAGAATTCCAGATACCAATCACGCAGGAAATTGCGATTGCTTTATATGTTTCAATAATAACTGACACCGGAAATTTCAGATATTCAAATACCCTGCCTTCTACTTTTGAAGTAGCGCATGATCTAACGCTCCACGGGGCAAGCCCATTTACGATAGCGACTTTAGTATATGACACAAAGAGCGTTGAAAGCCTAAAGATATTGGCTGCAACATTGGAAAACCTGGAATATACGCCGGATAAAAAAGTCGCTTGGGCATCGATCACGAAAAGCCTAATTAACGAGATACAAGCAAGGTCGGAGGATTTTGTAGGGATCATCGACCATATTCGCGCAATAAAAGAATGTGAAGTGGCGCTATTATTTCGTGAAGACAAGAATGGAATGATCAAAGTAAATTTCCGTTCAAAAGGAAATGTCAACGTCTCCAAAGTAGCGAATATCTTAGGCGGTGGCGGGCATGTGCAAGCCGCCGGCTGCGAGATCGACCTGCCTCTAAACGAAGCTATAAAGAAAGTTGTAGACCTAGTTCTCAAGGAATTCTAG
- the truB gene encoding tRNA pseudouridine(55) synthase TruB, whose amino-acid sequence MDGIIIVNKPEGWTSFDVCNKIRRLSQTKKVGHSGTLDPFATGVLPVFLGSATKQIEKFLNGDKAYIGEMTFGVKTDSGDRTGKILIPNSETNTKFELPNIQTLLEIFKKYTGEIEQRPPMYSAVKVNGQRLYKLARQGVEVERKARKITIYKFELLYYTPSVPRQSSGHLPLAKGENERGSVKFFVSCSKGTYIRQLAEDIGDELGCGAHLSALERVLAQPFHISQSISMDTIINFAKIAKLDSIIIPTGEILAQKT is encoded by the coding sequence GTGGACGGCATCATAATCGTCAATAAGCCCGAAGGCTGGACTTCGTTTGATGTATGCAATAAGATACGACGCCTCTCGCAAACAAAAAAAGTCGGGCACTCAGGGACCCTCGATCCATTTGCAACAGGAGTTCTTCCCGTTTTCCTGGGGTCAGCTACTAAACAAATTGAAAAATTCTTGAATGGAGATAAGGCTTACATCGGCGAGATGACGTTCGGAGTTAAGACGGACTCGGGTGACCGCACAGGGAAAATCCTAATTCCGAATTCCGAAACAAACACAAAATTCGAATTACCAAATATACAAACATTGTTGGAAATATTTAAGAAATACACCGGTGAGATAGAACAAAGGCCGCCGATGTACTCTGCTGTAAAAGTTAATGGCCAGCGGCTCTACAAATTAGCTAGACAGGGTGTTGAAGTTGAACGTAAAGCTAGGAAGATAACTATATATAAATTTGAGCTTCTTTATTACACCCCCTCTGTCCCTCGGCAGAGCTCGGGACATCTCCCCCTTGCTAAGGGGGAGAATGAGAGGGGGTCTGTAAAATTCTTTGTCTCTTGCTCAAAAGGAACCTACATCCGCCAATTGGCTGAAGATATCGGAGACGAATTAGGCTGTGGAGCTCATCTATCGGCGCTTGAAAGAGTATTGGCTCAACCGTTCCATATCTCTCAATCGATCAGTATGGATACAATAATAAATTTCGCAAAGATAGCAAAGCTTGATTCTATTATTATTCCCACGGGTGAAATATTAGCGCAAAAGACATGA
- a CDS encoding type II toxin-antitoxin system RelE/ParE family toxin, producing the protein MYNIAFHNIAAKRFAKLDKDLRSRIAEFIDSLAINPYLGKKLSGKLEGDYRIRIGNYRVIYRIIHEQKIILILNVGSRGDVYK; encoded by the coding sequence ATGTATAATATCGCTTTCCACAATATTGCCGCAAAAAGATTTGCCAAACTTGATAAAGATTTAAGAAGCCGGATAGCCGAATTTATTGATTCTTTGGCCATTAATCCATATCTAGGCAAGAAATTATCGGGAAAACTTGAAGGTGATTATCGCATTAGGATCGGTAATTACAGGGTAATTTATAGAATTATTCACGAACAGAAAATCATTCTTATCTTGAACGTCGGAAGCCGCGGCGATGTTTACAAATAA
- the ligA gene encoding NAD-dependent DNA ligase LigA, which produces MDKAQAKKQIDLIREQIRKHNYLYYVLDKPEISDSEYDRYFRQLRDLEGRHPELITPDSPTQRVGGAPLKSFNTVKHKTPLLSLDNAMSIEELEEFDKRVREGLNKDKVEYDCELKIDGLAVTMIYKKGKFEIGSTRGDGIHGEDITYNLKTVKSIPLILNEPIDIEVRGEVYLPYDDFIKLNEEREANEEAKFANPRNAAAGSLRQLDPSITAERPLDFFCYYAILPRGKVKTQYETLQHVEKLGIKINPNTKVCNGIEEVKKYIEHFESSREKLNYEIDGIVIKVNNLAFQEKLGFTSRAPRFAIAFKYPPMQAVTIIEDIQVQVGRTGAITPVAHLKPIHLAGVVVKRATLHNEDELKRKGIKIGDHVVVQRAGEVIPEVVKVVKEKRSGHEKEFNMPKKCPVCHADLFRPEGEAVTRCINAACPAQVKERIRHFTTREAMDMEHVGPAIIDQMVEKKIIKNVADLYSLKKGDVLKLERFADKSAQNIMDSIEESKDRPLDRLIYALGIRLVGRHIASLIAEHYENIEELFDVGADKLKKIAGVGPKVAESIALFFSQKDNRHLIERLKASGVRTEAEKKHGPQPFRGKTFVFTGGLATMTRPDAEELVRSLGGHPSSSVSKETDYVVAGSDPGSKYDKALKFGVKTITEKEFKSLIKK; this is translated from the coding sequence ATGGATAAAGCTCAAGCCAAGAAGCAAATCGACCTCATTCGAGAGCAGATCCGCAAACACAATTACTTATATTACGTATTAGATAAACCGGAAATCTCAGACTCGGAATATGATAGATACTTTAGACAACTAAGGGATCTTGAAGGCAGGCATCCAGAGCTTATAACACCCGATTCGCCGACCCAAAGAGTAGGAGGAGCCCCGCTAAAATCGTTCAACACCGTAAAGCATAAAACACCTCTTTTATCTCTTGATAATGCAATGAGCATCGAAGAGCTGGAAGAATTCGATAAGAGAGTTCGGGAAGGCCTCAACAAGGATAAAGTAGAATATGATTGCGAGCTAAAGATCGATGGATTGGCCGTCACCATGATCTACAAAAAAGGGAAGTTTGAAATAGGGTCGACCCGCGGAGACGGCATTCACGGGGAAGATATTACCTATAATTTAAAAACAGTTAAAAGCATCCCGCTTATTTTAAACGAACCAATTGATATCGAGGTCCGCGGCGAAGTTTATCTGCCGTACGACGATTTTATAAAATTAAACGAAGAGAGAGAGGCGAACGAAGAAGCAAAGTTTGCAAACCCTCGCAATGCCGCAGCGGGATCACTAAGACAGCTTGACCCAAGTATCACAGCCGAAAGACCTCTGGATTTCTTTTGCTATTACGCGATCCTCCCGAGAGGAAAAGTCAAAACCCAATATGAAACGCTCCAACATGTCGAAAAATTGGGAATTAAGATCAATCCGAATACAAAGGTATGCAATGGCATTGAAGAAGTAAAGAAATATATCGAACACTTCGAAAGCTCTCGTGAAAAATTAAATTACGAGATTGACGGGATTGTTATCAAAGTAAATAATTTGGCATTTCAGGAAAAGTTAGGTTTCACTTCCCGCGCACCAAGGTTCGCAATAGCATTTAAATATCCTCCTATGCAGGCTGTGACTATCATTGAGGACATTCAAGTACAAGTAGGCCGCACCGGGGCAATAACGCCTGTAGCTCATTTAAAGCCGATCCATCTCGCGGGAGTTGTTGTAAAACGAGCGACACTCCATAATGAAGACGAGCTTAAAAGAAAAGGGATAAAAATTGGCGATCATGTAGTAGTTCAACGCGCAGGGGAAGTAATCCCGGAGGTTGTTAAAGTCGTCAAAGAAAAAAGATCAGGGCATGAAAAAGAATTCAATATGCCAAAAAAATGCCCTGTGTGCCATGCGGATCTCTTTCGGCCGGAAGGCGAAGCAGTAACAAGATGCATCAATGCCGCTTGTCCCGCTCAAGTTAAAGAGAGGATCAGGCATTTCACAACACGCGAAGCTATGGATATGGAACATGTTGGCCCGGCAATAATCGACCAGATGGTTGAAAAGAAAATAATAAAAAATGTCGCGGACCTCTATTCGCTCAAGAAGGGTGACGTTTTGAAGCTTGAGAGGTTCGCCGACAAGTCGGCGCAGAATATAATGGATTCGATCGAAGAAAGCAAAGATAGGCCGCTTGATAGATTGATCTACGCGCTCGGTATCCGACTCGTTGGCCGCCATATAGCATCGCTTATTGCCGAGCATTATGAAAACATTGAAGAGTTATTTGATGTAGGTGCCGATAAACTAAAGAAGATCGCCGGCGTTGGCCCTAAAGTTGCGGAATCAATTGCACTTTTCTTTTCGCAAAAAGATAATCGTCACCTTATTGAAAGATTGAAAGCTTCCGGGGTGAGAACAGAGGCTGAAAAGAAGCATGGCCCACAGCCATTTCGAGGCAAAACTTTCGTATTTACGGGTGGACTCGCTACAATGACGAGACCTGATGCGGAAGAATTGGTAAGGTCTCTCGGAGGCCATCCGTCGTCTTCGGTTTCCAAAGAAACCGATTATGTCGTTGCGGGATCGGATCCTGGGTCAAAATATGATAAAGCTTTAAAGTTTGGCGTCAAAACAATTACCGAAAAAGAGTTCAAATCACTAATAAAGAAATAA
- a CDS encoding adenosine deaminase family protein, with the protein MTRILTALPPVLRTMAGRRMQSNIFSDIGINPLSQLINLYHNKNLDPASFLILVNTAKDASDMRVRTTATLMLYSYGITSSNLCTHSRALASEINAIRSNPKFELTRRLLRLLPKADLHCHLDGSVRERMIAEHAERQGIVLADDPGVKQFIPEFPRNATLADIKKYARLKADAANTDFLRFLLAGFALPLAVMQDRIALENIAYDAIAQAHDDGVLHIELRYAPCLHTEKGLTYDEIGEAIMQGLIHGERDFGVSSTLVACIYRDKVDTALFGDKYVDHPIPTAESAVRLAKRYPERVALDLVGYETPYPPENYLEAFAKTFDTDVFRTVHAGEPIGTGQNIMKAVDLLLADRIGHGIQVNELSCADRQKLKDKGIVFEVSVKSNHQLGTIASGKFSDHPLLKMLRDGFRVSMATDNRTVSDITLTDQIRQIGEKETGLDLMLFDNNRTSPELRALLANSMGGAFAPRVRRIALQREFADLVDVVDYLAESVRISSLT; encoded by the coding sequence ATGACAAGGATATTAACTGCTTTACCGCCGGTTTTAAGGACCATGGCAGGCAGACGGATGCAATCAAATATTTTTTCTGATATCGGAATAAATCCATTAAGTCAGCTTATAAATTTATATCATAACAAGAATTTGGACCCAGCTTCATTTTTGATCCTTGTGAACACAGCAAAAGATGCGTCGGACATGAGGGTTCGGACTACGGCGACTCTTATGCTGTATTCATACGGCATTACTTCATCTAATCTATGTACGCATTCAAGAGCGCTTGCTTCAGAAATAAATGCAATTAGGTCTAACCCAAAATTTGAATTGACGAGGAGATTGCTTCGATTGCTTCCAAAAGCCGATCTCCATTGCCATCTTGACGGGTCGGTCAGGGAAAGAATGATCGCTGAACATGCCGAGCGCCAGGGGATCGTTTTAGCGGATGATCCTGGAGTCAAACAATTTATTCCGGAATTTCCAAGAAATGCAACTTTAGCTGATATTAAAAAATATGCAAGGCTTAAGGCTGATGCAGCGAATACTGATTTTTTAAGATTTTTATTGGCTGGATTTGCCCTGCCCCTTGCTGTTATGCAGGATAGGATCGCATTGGAAAACATTGCTTATGACGCAATTGCCCAAGCGCATGATGACGGTGTTCTTCATATCGAGCTTCGTTATGCTCCATGCCTCCATACCGAAAAGGGCTTAACTTATGATGAAATAGGAGAAGCGATCATGCAGGGTTTAATTCATGGAGAAAGGGATTTTGGCGTGTCCTCTACCCTTGTTGCTTGTATTTATCGCGACAAAGTTGATACTGCATTGTTTGGCGATAAATATGTCGATCATCCTATACCAACGGCAGAATCGGCTGTCCGTTTAGCCAAAAGATATCCCGAAAGAGTAGCTTTGGACCTTGTGGGTTATGAAACGCCATATCCTCCGGAAAATTACCTTGAAGCTTTTGCGAAAACATTTGACACGGACGTTTTTAGGACCGTCCATGCTGGCGAGCCAATAGGGACCGGCCAAAATATTATGAAGGCAGTTGATCTATTATTAGCTGATCGCATAGGCCATGGTATCCAAGTAAACGAGCTTTCCTGTGCGGACAGGCAAAAATTGAAAGATAAGGGAATTGTTTTTGAAGTAAGCGTTAAAAGCAACCACCAATTGGGTACAATCGCAAGCGGCAAATTTTCAGATCATCCTTTACTTAAAATGCTAAGGGATGGGTTTAGGGTTTCAATGGCTACCGACAACAGGACAGTTTCCGATATAACTCTTACAGATCAGATACGTCAGATCGGAGAAAAGGAAACAGGATTGGACTTGATGCTATTTGATAACAATCGGACATCCCCTGAACTAAGAGCATTGCTTGCCAATTCAATGGGCGGGGCCTTTGCTCCAAGGGTAAGAAGAATCGCTCTTCAAAGAGAATTTGCCGATCTCGTCGATGTTGTAGATTATTTAGCTGAATCCGTGCGGATATCTTCTCTAACCTGA
- the pgi gene encoding glucose-6-phosphate isomerase → MEASVRFNESRHFGLLRSYAAASGGKHLREMFASDPNRARSFSVTTDHGIYDYSRQRLSDGARKLLLGLANERGLRGNIEAMFTGEKINVTEGRAVLHTALRNLSGGPVLLAGQDVMPDVKAVLAKVKTFSDEVLSGQRLGVTGKKIKNIIAIGIGGSYLGPDFLAEACRAYAIPGMNLRFVANVDGTDFAQKTADLNPEETMFIIVSKTFTTAETMLNAATAKQWMQGKLGTEPAVIKKHFAAVSTAKDKVEAFGIDSDNMFGFWDFVGGRYSATSAVGAVPLSLFLGYDKFEEILRGAEWMDDHFRKAPFEQNIPVLAALIDIWNINFLGFKTRALLPYCQALLKLAPHTQQVEMESNGKLVDIDGREVQFDTGEVVFGEPGTNGQHSFYQLIHQGTTPIPADFIGFVTPQYPLGTNSATGVDHHLELMANFLAQPDALAFGSENPLTHKNFPGNRPSSSLLLDKLTPFTAGLLLSMLEHRTIVKGFIWGLNSFDQWGVELGKKLGVDQRIRMLGFNATGNIDIAGLNSSTARMLESILRSGLGKEV, encoded by the coding sequence ATGGAAGCATCCGTAAGATTTAACGAATCAAGGCACTTTGGGTTATTGCGTTCGTACGCCGCCGCATCAGGCGGGAAACATCTAAGGGAAATGTTCGCGTCAGATCCGAATCGTGCTAGATCTTTTTCTGTTACGACAGATCATGGTATTTATGATTATTCCAGGCAAAGATTATCGGATGGTGCAAGAAAGCTTTTGCTCGGCTTAGCCAACGAACGAGGCCTTCGCGGAAATATCGAAGCCATGTTCACAGGTGAAAAGATCAATGTGACGGAAGGACGTGCTGTTCTCCACACCGCCCTACGCAATTTATCGGGAGGCCCAGTTTTACTTGCTGGTCAAGATGTAATGCCAGATGTTAAAGCAGTACTTGCAAAAGTTAAGACTTTTTCGGATGAAGTTCTTTCAGGCCAAAGACTTGGTGTTACCGGCAAAAAGATAAAGAATATTATTGCGATAGGTATCGGGGGATCTTATTTAGGCCCTGATTTTTTGGCTGAAGCTTGCAGAGCTTATGCTATCCCCGGCATGAACTTAAGATTTGTAGCCAATGTTGATGGTACCGACTTTGCTCAAAAAACAGCTGACTTAAATCCCGAAGAAACAATGTTCATTATAGTCTCTAAAACATTCACAACAGCCGAAACAATGCTTAATGCGGCAACTGCGAAACAATGGATGCAGGGTAAACTTGGGACCGAACCGGCTGTTATTAAAAAGCATTTTGCAGCTGTGTCTACCGCCAAAGATAAAGTAGAAGCTTTCGGAATTGATTCGGATAACATGTTCGGATTTTGGGACTTTGTCGGCGGCAGATATAGTGCCACATCGGCAGTTGGCGCTGTTCCCCTATCATTATTCCTGGGTTACGATAAATTCGAAGAAATCCTTCGCGGTGCCGAATGGATGGACGATCATTTTAGGAAAGCTCCATTTGAACAAAACATACCGGTGCTTGCGGCATTGATCGATATTTGGAATATCAACTTCTTAGGGTTTAAAACTAGAGCTCTGCTTCCTTATTGCCAAGCCCTATTAAAACTTGCTCCACACACCCAGCAAGTTGAGATGGAAAGCAATGGCAAGCTTGTTGATATTGACGGGAGAGAAGTCCAATTCGATACTGGCGAAGTTGTATTTGGAGAACCAGGCACAAATGGCCAGCATTCTTTTTATCAATTGATACATCAAGGAACAACTCCTATCCCGGCGGATTTTATAGGATTTGTAACTCCTCAATATCCTTTAGGGACCAATTCAGCAACCGGTGTTGACCATCATCTTGAACTTATGGCCAATTTCTTGGCACAGCCCGATGCCTTGGCTTTTGGAAGCGAAAATCCATTAACACACAAAAACTTCCCAGGAAATCGTCCTTCAAGTTCATTATTGCTAGATAAATTGACGCCATTTACAGCGGGGTTACTGCTCTCAATGCTTGAACACCGAACAATTGTTAAAGGATTTATTTGGGGCTTAAACAGTTTTGACCAATGGGGAGTTGAGCTTGGGAAGAAACTTGGCGTCGATCAAAGGATCAGAATGCTTGGATTCAATGCGACAGGTAATATTGATATCGCAGGATTGAATTCATCAACCGCGAGAATGTTGGAATCAATATTAAGAAGCGGATTAGGGAAAGAAGTATGA